In a single window of the Perca flavescens isolate YP-PL-M2 chromosome 18, PFLA_1.0, whole genome shotgun sequence genome:
- the LOC114573318 gene encoding uncharacterized protein LOC114573318, which produces MKKTTNFFPGKTMVSFRKGPSVHQDPSDEAMRIKKNPSLQDKSPPQRHDLVKTNALTVVFERGGDVSDRLEVMGEYVLQFGKYKGKLFRWLLENDVGYTIYLMKKVEEEERDGTFNPQGHNKDSLLSFLDYARSFQEIRDRWICGLHRRSKVHQKQQNVQPAAVHPQAAKGAESGESCPPPAGVSTTSAAPTPPTSSILEMEEDEELERGMLNLSPCKFATELRPAAVSRAPAVSPPTAHRTEPTAMVSRPAEPDDSSGIVASVKARLKAPLPAPSTSSAQMICGLQHVEPGCRHVVLNCDRHRVQPNIPAAVAMETEDHCPAALVATDSQETSEDPVGVVLITQLEWSFSRAPVPAVPAHSCYQRQSFMDTGHSNDLPTYHPPTDQEESLSRSTVERIGSDILVKQQQQHQQQHHHHHHQAAAAAASAAAAEKDDQELFSLQSAEVVDGVRGEGEQEVSSAASNRSPVQVLSSTPKAGPWQPSHTVHDSFPGVPGKYIYCPSRVFSPYKAQGMGKEMTWGEFKLSDFYEAERHKDSKRRQTNGLLTHQTTNISSRMYTHARTHAHKTHHCALSGLFLLFS; this is translated from the exons ATGAAGAAGACAACCAACTTCTTTCCCGGAAAGACTATGGTGTCTTTCAGGAAGGGTCCATCAGTTCATCAGGATCCCTCTGACGAGGCCATGCGGATCAAAAAGAACCCTTCTCTTCAGGACAAGTCTCCCCCTCAGAGACATGACCTTGTGAAGACCAATGCTCTCACTGTGGTCTTTGAGCGGGGAGGGGATGTGTCTGACCGACTGGAGGTAATGGGGGAGTATGTGCTGCAGTTTGGCAAGTACAAGGGTAAATTGTTTAGGTGGCTCCTGGAAAACGATGTTGGCTACACCATCTACCTGATGAAAaaggtagaggaggaggagagagatgggacCTTCAACCCTCAGGGACACAACAAGGACAGCCTGCTGTCATTTCTGGACTATGCCAGGAGCTTCCAGGAAATTAGGGACAGATGGATATGCGGCCTTCATCGTAGGAGTAAAGTGCATCAAAAACAGCAAAATGTACAACCTGCAGCAGTACATCCTCAAGCAGCAAAGGGGGCTGAGTCTGGGGAGTCCTGTCCACCACCTGCAGGAGTCTCCACTACATCAGCTGCCCCTACACCGCCTACATCTAGCATTCTAG AGATGGAGGAAGACGAGGAGTTGGAGAGGGGGATGCTGAATCTGTCTCCCTGTAAATTTGCCACTGAACTAA GACCAGCAGCAGTCTCCAGAGCCCCGGCTGTGTCTCCACCAACAG CACACAGGACGGAGCCAACAGCGATGGTTTCCAGACCTGCCGAGCCTGATGACTCCTCTGGGATTGTTGCTTCTGTGAAAg CCAGGCTGAAGGCCCCGCTGCCAGCCCCTTCTACCTCCTCAGCTCAGATGATATGTGGACTTCAGCATGTGGAGCCAGGCTGTCGTCATGTTGTGTTAAATTGTGACAGGCACAGGGTACAGCCCAACATCCCAGCTGCTGTAGCTATGGAGACCGAGGATCACTGCCCTGCTGCTTTGGTGGCCACAGACTCTCAG gagaccagtgaagatccAGTTGGAGTGGTGCTGATCACACAGCTGGAGTGGTCTTTCAGCAGGGCTCCGGTCCCAGCGGTCCCAGCACACAGCTGCTACCAGAGGCAGTCTTTCATGGATACAGGTCATTCAAATGACCTACCTACCTACCATCCTCCTACAGACCAG GAGGAGTCTCTGAGCCGGTCTACAGTGGAGCGGATTGGGTCAGACATCCtggttaaacaacaacaacaacatcaacaacaacatcatcatcatcatcatcaagcagcagcagcagccgcatcagcagcagcagcagaaaaagATGACCAGGAACTGTTTAGTCTACAGTCAGCTGAAGTCGTAGATGGAGTCAGAGGAGAGGGCGAACAGGAAGTCAGCAGTGCAGCTTCCAACAGGTCGCCTGTGCAGGTTCTGTCATCAACACCTAAAGCAGGGCCCTGGCAGccctcacatactgtacatgacagCTTCCCCGGGGTACCAGGGAAATACATCTACTGCCCCTCCAGAGTGTTCTCCCCCTACAAGGCACAGGGCATGGGGAAGGAGATGACCTGGGGGGAGTTCAAACTGTCGGACTTCTATGAGGCTGAGAGACACAAAGATTCAAAGAGAAGACAGACAAATGGACTGCTAACCCACCAGACGACAAATATATCCTCTCgcatgtacacacacgcacgcactcacgcacacaAGACACACCACTGTGCATTGTCAGGACTGTTTCTTCTGTTTTCATAG